The following proteins come from a genomic window of Pirellulaceae bacterium:
- a CDS encoding DUF1553 domain-containing protein, protein MNRIFLIAMIGLTTQGLSAEEIDYSRQIRPLLSNSCYACHGPDRSNQENELRLDFRKHAIETAIIPGDADSSELIRRLTSSDDTEQMPPPESNRPGLNADQIALVREWINQGAKFTSHWSYDKPERPELPTVSANAWPINALDHFVLAQNESRSVPPSKDADPRTLIRRVYFDLTGLPPTTDVVSQYQSNASQETYHQIVDNLLSSKRFGERMAAFWLDLVRFADTCGYHGDQHREISAYRSFVIDAFNSNLPFDKFTIAQIAGDLLPNPTIQDRIASGYNRLLQTTQEGGAQAKEYRAIYAADRVRNASTVWLGTTLGCAQCHDHKFDPFSAEDFYRFAAFFADVQEIAVGAQPANLTLPTEEESDTLKKFDTEITELKSKLADSEAASPETTNSDQDSDSKSEIDDLKNKLKQLEDQRKQANGKIKKTLTTTSVERRMTRILPRGNWLDESGPEVAPEIPAIFGSLNEAESASRLELARWIVSPDNPLTARVYANHLWRLMFGEGLVRSPDDFGSQGNYPTHPQLLDWLACELIDSGWNTKHILKLMVTSRTYQQSSESNQELQQRDLENQWLARQNRFRLDAEMIRDGALAVSGLLVTSKTGGSAKPYQPAGYWAELNFPKRKYVADQGDNQYRRGVFTYWCRTFLHPSLAAFDAPTREECTAQRTRSNNPLQALVLLNDPTYVEAATQLAHRVLAETNSDSQNRIPWIFNEVLARNPTSKEADILASVYDEQLKRYSKDTESAKQIAQTLGADQPDNLAELAAWTAVCRVILNLHETITRY, encoded by the coding sequence ATGAACCGAATTTTTTTGATCGCAATGATTGGTCTTACAACCCAGGGCCTTTCGGCGGAAGAGATTGATTACAGCCGACAAATCCGTCCTCTTCTATCGAATTCTTGTTACGCATGTCACGGACCCGACCGCTCGAATCAAGAGAATGAATTAAGACTCGATTTCCGCAAGCATGCCATCGAAACAGCAATCATTCCGGGCGATGCTGACTCAAGTGAACTCATCCGCCGTTTAACCAGTAGCGACGACACAGAGCAAATGCCGCCTCCTGAATCCAACCGACCAGGGCTGAATGCGGATCAAATTGCCTTGGTCAGGGAGTGGATTAATCAGGGCGCAAAATTCACAAGCCATTGGTCCTACGACAAACCGGAAAGACCCGAGCTGCCGACCGTTTCCGCAAATGCTTGGCCGATCAATGCTCTGGATCACTTTGTACTAGCACAGAACGAATCCAGGTCGGTGCCACCGTCAAAAGACGCAGATCCCCGCACACTAATTCGTCGAGTTTACTTTGATTTGACCGGACTGCCTCCGACGACTGATGTGGTCAGTCAATATCAAAGCAACGCATCGCAAGAAACCTATCATCAAATCGTCGACAACTTGCTCAGTTCGAAACGATTTGGAGAACGGATGGCCGCCTTTTGGCTGGATCTTGTTCGTTTTGCTGATACATGTGGTTATCATGGCGATCAACATCGCGAGATTTCGGCGTATCGTTCTTTTGTAATTGACGCATTTAACAGCAATTTGCCATTCGACAAGTTCACGATTGCACAAATCGCGGGTGACCTCTTACCCAATCCAACGATTCAAGATCGTATTGCATCCGGCTACAACCGGCTGCTCCAGACGACGCAGGAGGGTGGAGCTCAAGCCAAAGAGTATCGTGCAATCTATGCGGCGGATCGAGTGCGCAATGCTTCTACGGTCTGGCTCGGCACCACGCTCGGTTGCGCCCAGTGCCATGATCACAAGTTCGATCCATTCTCAGCGGAGGATTTCTACCGATTCGCGGCGTTCTTTGCTGACGTCCAAGAGATCGCTGTGGGCGCCCAGCCTGCAAATCTTACACTTCCGACAGAGGAAGAATCTGACACGCTGAAAAAGTTTGATACTGAGATTACTGAGTTAAAATCCAAGTTAGCTGACAGCGAAGCCGCGTCGCCAGAAACGACAAATTCAGACCAGGACTCGGACTCCAAAAGTGAGATTGACGATCTCAAGAACAAATTGAAGCAACTTGAAGATCAACGCAAGCAAGCCAATGGCAAGATCAAGAAGACGCTAACGACAACTTCCGTCGAACGTCGCATGACACGTATCCTGCCACGCGGCAATTGGCTGGATGAATCGGGGCCTGAAGTCGCGCCGGAAATCCCAGCAATTTTCGGTTCTTTAAATGAAGCAGAATCGGCGAGTCGATTAGAGCTAGCGCGTTGGATTGTATCGCCCGACAACCCACTCACGGCACGCGTTTACGCCAATCACCTCTGGCGTTTAATGTTCGGAGAAGGGCTCGTGCGTAGCCCAGATGATTTCGGCTCACAAGGAAACTATCCAACTCATCCTCAACTTCTTGATTGGTTAGCGTGCGAATTGATCGATAGTGGCTGGAACACGAAGCACATTTTAAAACTGATGGTAACCTCCCGAACCTACCAACAGTCGTCCGAATCCAATCAGGAGCTGCAACAGCGCGACTTGGAAAACCAATGGCTGGCACGACAGAATCGTTTTCGTCTTGACGCAGAAATGATTCGAGATGGAGCCTTGGCCGTCAGTGGCTTACTGGTGACCTCCAAAACAGGAGGCAGTGCAAAGCCCTACCAACCGGCTGGCTATTGGGCAGAGCTAAATTTCCCTAAGCGGAAATACGTCGCGGATCAGGGCGACAACCAATACCGCAGGGGTGTATTCACCTACTGGTGCCGAACATTCTTACACCCAAGCTTGGCGGCGTTTGATGCGCCCACTCGTGAGGAATGTACGGCGCAAAGAACAAGATCCAACAACCCGCTACAAGCGTTGGTGCTCCTTAATGACCCCACCTACGTTGAGGCGGCAACTCAACTCGCACACCGGGTTCTCGCAGAAACCAATTCTGATTCCCAAAATCGCATTCCATGGATCTTCAACGAAGTCTTGGCACGTAACCCGACCAGCAAAGAAGCTGACATTTTGGCTTCCGTCTACGATGAACAACTTAAACGCTACAGCAAAGATACCGAAAGTGCGAAACAAATTGCACAAACACTCGGGGCTGACCAGCCGGATAACCTAGCTGAGTTAGCCGCATGGACAGCCGTGTGCCGAGTCATCTTGAATCTACATGAAACGATCACTCGTTATTGA
- a CDS encoding fasciclin domain-containing protein, with protein sequence MLRKTIFWGMTASLLLTATLKAESKDIVDTAVSAGNFKTLVAAVQAAGLVDALKADGPVTVLAPTDEAFSKLPAGTVETLLKPENKDQLVAILTYHVIPGKVPAAKVVKLNGAKTLNGQRVDIAAKDGAVTVDKAKVVATDIECSNGIIHVIDQVILPASDDIPTTASKAGSFKTLLAAAKAAGLAGALAGDGPFTVFAPTDEAFAKLPEGTVASLLEKKNLGKLADILKYHVVPGRVYSPEALSAGAAKTLLGPKVKIRLVDGEAKVNDAKLIATDIDASNGVIHVIDSVILPPSGDQAAHGNPRDVIVEAINTGAPLYNAQKPGQCAAIYMATMNRLMEMEGAEMSPHTMRVMKMAMAKAESTSCVHTQAWTLRHALDMAYNDVK encoded by the coding sequence ATGCTTCGTAAAACAATTTTTTGGGGAATGACTGCGAGCCTATTGCTCACCGCCACGTTGAAAGCAGAGTCCAAAGACATCGTCGACACGGCGGTTTCTGCCGGTAATTTCAAAACGCTAGTCGCTGCAGTTCAGGCCGCTGGTCTCGTCGATGCTTTGAAGGCCGATGGTCCCGTCACCGTACTCGCTCCAACAGACGAAGCATTCAGCAAGCTACCCGCCGGTACGGTGGAAACTTTACTCAAACCAGAAAACAAAGATCAGCTCGTCGCGATTTTGACTTACCACGTCATTCCCGGCAAAGTTCCTGCTGCGAAAGTTGTGAAGCTCAACGGTGCCAAAACACTGAACGGTCAGCGAGTCGACATCGCGGCAAAGGACGGAGCAGTTACAGTCGACAAGGCGAAAGTCGTCGCCACAGACATCGAATGTTCCAACGGCATCATCCACGTGATCGACCAAGTGATCCTACCCGCATCCGATGACATTCCGACCACAGCATCCAAAGCCGGGTCATTCAAAACATTGCTTGCCGCAGCGAAAGCCGCTGGCCTTGCAGGTGCCCTGGCTGGAGACGGTCCCTTTACCGTGTTCGCCCCAACAGACGAAGCATTTGCGAAACTCCCCGAGGGAACCGTCGCGAGCCTGCTGGAGAAGAAGAACCTCGGCAAACTTGCTGACATTCTGAAGTACCACGTCGTGCCCGGTCGCGTCTATTCCCCCGAAGCACTGTCCGCGGGAGCGGCCAAGACTCTGCTAGGTCCCAAAGTAAAAATTCGACTGGTGGACGGCGAAGCAAAGGTTAACGATGCGAAGTTAATTGCAACCGACATCGACGCCAGCAATGGTGTAATCCACGTCATCGACAGCGTCATTCTGCCCCCGAGCGGGGATCAAGCCGCTCACGGCAATCCTCGAGACGTGATCGTCGAAGCGATCAATACCGGAGCCCCGCTCTACAACGCCCAAAAGCCCGGGCAATGTGCGGCTATTTACATGGCGACCATGAATCGCCTGATGGAGATGGAGGGAGCTGAGATGAGCCCCCATACGATGCGAGTTATGAAGATGGCAATGGCTAAGGCCGAATCAACCTCCTGTGTCCACACCCAGGCATGGACATTACGCCACGCTCTGGATATGGCTTACAACGACGTGAAGTAA
- a CDS encoding sigma-70 family RNA polymerase sigma factor: protein MIAAQITATKADSRSRQQIKAMTEQHLKQEIAFIPSLAFRELDADKAWAEAIRQAHQVSSTDPLPTGIRVRMPAHLERLCSAALLSPQEEKDSFQRMNYLKYRANVIRSTLNSQRLNRRKIKELEDLLDAANRVRNHIIHANVRLVISIVKQFADERNPFDDLLSEGISCLIKAVEKFDCDRGFRFSTYATRAVRREVFRLVQRQHRDRTRFSTGTAEVLHREMNTDNVPVQPERIWNQIDRSVNKMLSTLDEREQFIVQARYGFEDIGEKPTFQRLGEMLGVSKERVRQLEQRALNKLRDVAHAIRLEPIA from the coding sequence ATGATCGCCGCTCAAATCACTGCCACCAAGGCCGATTCACGAAGTCGCCAACAAATTAAAGCAATGACGGAGCAGCACCTGAAACAGGAGATCGCTTTTATACCGAGCCTCGCATTTCGAGAATTGGACGCCGACAAGGCTTGGGCCGAAGCCATCCGTCAGGCACATCAGGTAAGTTCCACCGACCCGCTACCCACTGGAATTCGAGTTCGAATGCCGGCCCACCTGGAGCGACTTTGCTCTGCCGCTCTCCTCTCTCCGCAGGAGGAGAAGGACTCCTTCCAACGCATGAACTATCTGAAGTATCGAGCGAACGTCATTCGTTCGACGCTCAACTCTCAGCGGCTCAACCGCAGGAAAATTAAAGAGCTGGAAGATTTGCTGGACGCAGCGAATCGAGTAAGAAATCACATCATTCACGCGAATGTACGACTGGTAATCTCGATCGTGAAGCAATTCGCGGACGAGCGAAATCCTTTCGACGACCTTCTTTCCGAAGGCATCAGCTGTTTGATCAAAGCAGTGGAAAAGTTCGACTGTGATCGCGGCTTCCGATTTAGCACCTATGCGACCCGTGCAGTTCGAAGAGAGGTCTTTCGCCTTGTCCAACGACAGCATCGCGATCGCACCCGATTCTCGACAGGGACGGCAGAGGTCCTTCACCGAGAAATGAACACTGATAACGTGCCTGTTCAACCGGAGCGCATTTGGAACCAGATCGACCGCTCCGTGAACAAGATGCTTTCCACCCTCGACGAGAGGGAACAATTCATCGTGCAAGCAAGATACGGATTCGAGGACATTGGAGAGAAGCCGACGTTTCAGCGGTTGGGAGAAATGCTCGGAGTTTCAAAGGAGCGAGTTCGCCAACTAGAACAGCGGGCACTCAACAAGCTGAGAGACGTTGCTCACGCGATCCGACTAGAACCAATTGCCTAA
- a CDS encoding helix-turn-helix domain-containing protein: protein MSHWLSPKQVASSIGVSESSLKRWCDRGVLPSSRTAGGHRRLPLAGVIRYLRDQKLDPNRPEILGLPERSAFAFASPAEAVDALVRRLLSGDFEASRSIMINLFMKGVLIASIGDELISPAMSMIGSHWEAGDGEIYQERRAVDVVTRVLHEFSRLLTDSDPTGPRAIGGTVEGDQYQIATLLVELTLREQGWNASSLGSNLPFETLARAASDFNPRLFWLSVSKVQDRKAFTQCLNQFQAQLPESTALVLGGNALDPELRKRSSFSACCDNLRQLTRYVATLGQRQ, encoded by the coding sequence ATGTCTCATTGGTTATCCCCCAAGCAGGTTGCGAGTTCGATTGGTGTCAGCGAATCTTCGCTGAAACGGTGGTGTGACCGTGGTGTTTTGCCATCTTCTCGTACGGCTGGTGGTCATCGGAGGCTGCCGCTGGCGGGTGTGATTCGATATTTGCGTGACCAAAAACTTGATCCAAATCGCCCGGAAATCCTGGGGTTGCCTGAGCGTTCGGCTTTTGCGTTCGCGAGTCCGGCGGAAGCGGTCGATGCGCTCGTCCGCAGGTTGCTGAGTGGCGATTTCGAGGCAAGTCGGTCAATCATGATTAATCTCTTCATGAAGGGTGTTTTGATTGCTTCCATCGGGGACGAGTTGATTTCACCTGCAATGAGCATGATTGGTTCGCACTGGGAAGCGGGGGATGGGGAGATTTATCAGGAGCGTCGGGCGGTGGACGTGGTGACTCGAGTTTTGCATGAGTTTTCTCGATTACTGACCGATTCCGATCCGACGGGACCTCGGGCAATTGGCGGCACTGTGGAAGGCGATCAGTATCAAATTGCGACGTTATTAGTCGAACTGACGCTGCGAGAGCAAGGATGGAACGCTTCTTCACTCGGTTCCAATCTTCCCTTCGAAACGCTTGCTCGAGCCGCAAGCGATTTCAATCCGAGGCTTTTTTGGTTGAGTGTATCGAAGGTGCAGGATCGCAAGGCATTCACTCAATGCTTGAATCAATTTCAGGCGCAGCTGCCAGAATCAACGGCACTCGTCTTGGGCGGAAACGCTCTTGATCCGGAGCTTCGCAAGCGAAGCTCTTTTTCCGCCTGTTGTGATAATTTGCGGCAGTTGACTCGCTATGTGGCGACGCTTGGCCAGCGTCAGTGA
- a CDS encoding endonuclease/exonuclease/phosphatase family protein encodes MRFRIVTYNIHKGIGGIDRRYRPERIVETLAHYQPDIVFMQEVDDGVPRSRGHNQVEWFGDALELNHRIYQPNVRLRLGRYGNAILSRFPLADTHHIELTVPLKKRRRALATHCHLRTEHHRRTLLLVNFHLGLAGYERAIQLKRITSDRMFQHTHQSTATIVGGDMNDLWGSLGRRVLEPAGLRPACQPVNTFPAIRPVRPLDQLFFRGKLQCHNCYRSRAEIARHASDHLPLIAEFELD; translated from the coding sequence ATGCGTTTCCGAATCGTCACCTACAACATCCACAAAGGCATCGGGGGAATCGATCGTCGATACCGTCCCGAGCGGATCGTGGAGACTTTGGCACACTATCAACCCGATATTGTGTTCATGCAAGAAGTTGACGATGGAGTTCCCCGCTCACGCGGCCACAATCAAGTGGAATGGTTTGGTGACGCTCTCGAACTCAATCACCGAATCTACCAGCCCAACGTGAGACTTCGCTTGGGTCGCTATGGCAACGCGATCCTGAGCCGATTTCCGCTGGCAGACACGCACCATATCGAGCTTACCGTACCACTCAAAAAACGAAGACGCGCGCTGGCAACTCACTGCCACCTACGAACAGAACATCACCGCCGAACGCTGCTCCTGGTGAACTTCCATCTCGGCTTGGCTGGCTATGAGCGAGCCATCCAGCTAAAACGTATCACCTCAGATCGTATGTTTCAACACACTCACCAATCCACCGCGACGATTGTTGGGGGGGACATGAATGATTTATGGGGATCGCTCGGACGACGGGTCCTCGAACCAGCAGGACTCAGACCTGCTTGCCAACCCGTCAATACCTTTCCAGCAATTCGCCCCGTCCGACCACTCGATCAACTCTTTTTCCGTGGCAAGCTGCAATGCCACAATTGCTATCGATCACGTGCTGAAATTGCTCGACACGCCTCTGATCACTTGCCGCTGATCGCCGAATTTGAGCTCGACTGA
- a CDS encoding DUF1501 domain-containing protein: MSSESKIQDLNRRTFLGQSSTGLGAAALAGLFQQDGLVSAAKNETSGLPELPHFAPRTKNIIYLFQNGAPTHVDLFDYKPELAKRHGQPVPDEFVAGKRFSTMTGKPQGKLLLGAVEPFRQRGESGAWVSDFLPHTASIADDLCFVKSMHTDAVNHAPAISLMMSGAQLPGRPTLGAWLSYGLGSESESLPRFAVMTSVSKGTSCGQIFYDFYWGAGFLPTRHQGVRFRGSGQPVLYLTDPAGISREIRREQLDDLALLNQIKLRKFGDPEIDTRIAQYEMAFRMQASVPELTDLSQESASTLERYGPDVTQPGTFAYNCLMARRLVERGVRCVQLMHAGWDQHNSLTTELYNQCRDTDRASAALVQDLKMRGLLDDTLVIWGGEFGRTPFLQGKLEDRPRWGRDHHPYAYTTWMAGGGTKPGISFGQTDEFGMSVVEDPIHVHDLQATILHLLGIDHERLTYRFQGRDFRLTDVHGSVAHQLFA; encoded by the coding sequence ATGTCATCTGAATCAAAGATTCAAGACCTCAATCGACGAACTTTTCTGGGACAGTCCAGCACCGGATTGGGCGCTGCGGCCTTGGCTGGCCTCTTCCAGCAAGACGGCTTGGTCTCGGCTGCGAAAAACGAAACGAGTGGTCTACCAGAACTTCCTCATTTTGCACCCCGAACCAAGAACATCATCTACTTGTTCCAAAATGGGGCTCCGACTCATGTTGACCTGTTTGACTATAAACCAGAATTAGCAAAACGACATGGACAACCGGTACCAGACGAATTCGTGGCCGGTAAACGCTTCAGTACGATGACCGGCAAACCCCAAGGCAAACTACTGCTGGGCGCAGTAGAGCCATTTCGTCAACGCGGAGAAAGTGGCGCTTGGGTCAGCGATTTCCTACCACACACCGCATCCATCGCAGACGATCTGTGCTTTGTAAAAAGCATGCACACTGATGCAGTCAACCACGCTCCCGCGATCAGCTTGATGATGAGTGGCGCGCAGCTCCCCGGTCGCCCTACCCTCGGCGCTTGGCTCAGCTACGGACTCGGCAGTGAATCGGAAAGCTTACCGCGATTTGCGGTGATGACATCGGTCAGTAAAGGAACTTCCTGCGGGCAGATCTTTTACGATTTCTATTGGGGTGCGGGATTCTTGCCCACACGCCATCAGGGCGTGAGATTTCGCGGCAGCGGACAGCCAGTTCTCTATTTGACCGATCCAGCAGGCATCAGTCGCGAAATCCGACGTGAACAGCTAGATGATCTGGCTTTGCTCAACCAAATAAAACTGCGCAAATTCGGCGATCCGGAGATTGATACACGGATCGCTCAATACGAAATGGCGTTTCGCATGCAGGCCAGCGTGCCGGAGCTAACCGATTTGTCACAAGAATCAGCAAGCACACTGGAACGATACGGCCCCGATGTCACCCAGCCCGGCACCTTCGCTTACAACTGCCTCATGGCTCGACGGCTCGTTGAACGGGGCGTGCGCTGCGTGCAGTTGATGCATGCGGGCTGGGACCAGCACAACAGCTTAACCACAGAACTGTACAATCAGTGCCGTGACACAGACCGTGCCTCGGCGGCACTCGTTCAAGACCTTAAAATGCGAGGCTTGCTGGATGACACGCTCGTCATCTGGGGAGGCGAATTTGGTCGCACTCCATTCCTCCAGGGCAAACTGGAGGACCGCCCAAGGTGGGGCCGTGACCACCACCCCTACGCCTACACCACTTGGATGGCAGGTGGCGGAACGAAGCCAGGTATCAGTTTTGGCCAAACGGATGAATTCGGCATGAGCGTGGTGGAAGACCCAATTCATGTCCATGACTTGCAAGCCACCATTTTGCACCTGCTAGGAATCGATCACGAGCGGCTCACCTATCGTTTCCAAGGTCGTGACTTCCGACTGACTGATGTGCATGGATCGGTTGCCCACCAACTATTTGCATAG
- a CDS encoding PSD1 and planctomycete cytochrome C domain-containing protein, with translation MKLLFLFALIGLTCSLVDGSVFAASPSPEPVDFDRAIQPLLADKCFRCHGPDEAAREADLRLDLRGAAVADDADGDAAIIAFDSSNSDLIQRITSDDPDLIMPPPDSKLSLTADEKEIIARWINQGASYSTHWSFRPIQKPPLPTVKNKAWPRNPIDQFILARLDTERLVPTQPADGYRLIRRLYLDLTGKPPTRGEAESFVRDRSPQKYERLVDKLLASPAFGERMAWTWLDAARYADSNGYQGDQDRTMWPWRDWVIEAINQNQPFDQFTINQIAGDMLPAANHRQQLATGFCRNHMINGEGGRIPEENRVDYVMDMTETAGTVWLGLTLNCCRCHDHKFDPLTKRDYYSMFAFFNQTPVNGEGRSAQTPPVLASPTRVEVRSLDSLSTEISNLQQRVSQLESQQNEPVGIERSQETQKLLGKPVADRNTDELKTIRDLITETTLYAKTVEQLREAVSEHRNVQNSLPKVMIMKERSDRRPTFMLDKGLYNQPGESVEAAFPVSLQTSGDAAVTTRLDLANWIMADTNPLTARVITNRIWQGFFGIGIVKTAEDFGTQGERPIHPQLLDWLATEFRDSGWDTKHLYRLIVTSSTYQQSSRSTPHLRERDPENRWLARGARFRLPSWMIRDQALAISGLLVDQVGGAPVNSYQPSGVWEDATFGKRGYRRDSGENLYRRSIYTFWRRIVAPTLFFDTASRQVCTVTRSLTNSPLHALTTLNDVTYVEAARVLATRILDESPDASNQRLAEQVFRRVLIRPPEPSELDILTNSLSRLEKHYATQGDLAAQLIDVGEFRKSKSHAVARLAAMTSLCNLIMNLDETLCRE, from the coding sequence ATGAAGCTGCTCTTCTTATTCGCGTTGATTGGTCTAACCTGCTCCCTGGTGGACGGATCGGTGTTTGCTGCATCGCCGAGTCCCGAGCCGGTTGACTTTGACCGTGCAATTCAACCGCTGCTTGCCGACAAATGCTTCCGCTGCCATGGACCGGATGAAGCTGCGCGAGAAGCCGATCTTCGTTTGGACCTTCGTGGAGCGGCCGTGGCAGACGACGCGGATGGTGACGCTGCGATTATTGCTTTCGACTCGTCGAACAGTGATCTGATCCAACGGATCACAAGCGACGATCCGGACCTGATCATGCCACCACCAGACTCGAAGTTGAGCCTGACAGCCGACGAGAAAGAAATCATTGCTCGCTGGATCAACCAAGGTGCGTCTTACTCTACCCATTGGTCATTTCGTCCGATCCAAAAACCTCCCTTACCAACGGTCAAAAATAAAGCTTGGCCCCGCAACCCAATCGACCAATTCATTCTCGCTCGCCTGGACACAGAGCGACTTGTTCCAACGCAGCCAGCGGATGGTTATCGATTGATACGTAGGCTGTATTTGGACCTGACGGGTAAGCCTCCGACACGCGGCGAAGCCGAATCATTCGTACGTGATCGGTCGCCTCAAAAATATGAACGTCTTGTCGACAAGCTATTGGCCTCTCCAGCCTTCGGAGAGCGCATGGCTTGGACTTGGCTCGATGCCGCTCGCTATGCGGACTCCAATGGATATCAAGGCGACCAAGATCGAACAATGTGGCCCTGGAGAGATTGGGTCATCGAAGCGATCAATCAGAATCAGCCATTTGATCAATTCACGATCAACCAAATTGCAGGAGACATGTTGCCAGCCGCCAATCACCGCCAGCAGCTAGCCACCGGCTTCTGCCGCAACCACATGATTAATGGTGAAGGTGGTCGCATTCCGGAAGAAAACCGAGTGGATTACGTGATGGACATGACGGAGACGGCGGGAACTGTCTGGCTCGGCCTTACCTTGAATTGCTGTCGTTGCCACGATCATAAGTTCGACCCTCTGACAAAACGCGACTACTATTCGATGTTCGCGTTTTTCAATCAAACACCCGTGAACGGTGAAGGGCGCAGTGCGCAAACCCCTCCGGTACTTGCGTCGCCAACAAGAGTCGAGGTGCGATCACTCGATTCGCTCAGCACAGAGATTTCAAATCTTCAACAACGCGTTTCACAACTGGAGTCCCAACAAAACGAGCCCGTTGGAATTGAACGCTCGCAAGAGACTCAAAAACTGCTTGGCAAACCAGTCGCAGATCGCAACACGGATGAACTCAAAACCATTCGGGATTTGATCACTGAGACGACCCTGTACGCGAAAACAGTTGAGCAGCTCCGCGAAGCGGTCAGCGAACACCGCAACGTACAAAATTCGCTTCCCAAAGTCATGATCATGAAGGAACGTTCCGATCGACGCCCAACCTTCATGCTCGATAAAGGACTTTACAATCAACCAGGCGAGTCGGTGGAAGCAGCATTTCCTGTGAGCCTACAAACATCTGGGGACGCAGCAGTAACAACTCGGCTTGACTTGGCAAATTGGATCATGGCTGATACCAATCCATTGACAGCTCGAGTTATTACAAACCGTATCTGGCAAGGCTTTTTCGGAATAGGTATTGTCAAAACAGCCGAGGATTTCGGAACACAGGGAGAACGTCCAATTCACCCTCAGTTGCTCGACTGGCTGGCTACAGAATTCAGAGATTCTGGTTGGGACACAAAGCACCTTTATCGGCTGATTGTTACCAGTTCGACGTATCAACAATCCTCACGTTCCACTCCGCATTTGCGTGAACGCGACCCTGAGAATAGGTGGCTCGCGCGCGGAGCCAGATTCCGGCTGCCCTCGTGGATGATTCGCGATCAAGCGTTGGCAATCAGCGGTCTCTTAGTGGATCAGGTTGGAGGGGCCCCCGTTAATTCGTATCAACCTTCAGGGGTTTGGGAGGACGCCACGTTTGGCAAGCGGGGGTACCGACGCGACTCTGGTGAAAATCTCTACCGACGAAGCATCTACACATTCTGGCGACGCATCGTCGCACCCACGCTGTTCTTTGACACCGCATCGCGGCAAGTGTGCACCGTCACACGTTCGCTGACAAATTCGCCACTGCACGCACTGACCACTTTGAACGACGTCACCTATGTAGAAGCCGCACGGGTCCTTGCCACTCGAATCCTCGATGAATCGCCTGATGCATCTAACCAACGCTTGGCAGAACAAGTATTCCGACGAGTTCTGATTCGGCCCCCGGAGCCATCCGAACTCGATATCCTCACCAACAGTCTCTCGCGACTCGAAAAACATTATGCCACCCAGGGTGACCTGGCGGCACAGCTCATTGATGTGGGCGAATTCCGCAAGTCCAAATCGCATGCGGTAGCTCGGCTTGCCGCCATGACAAGCCTTTGCAACCTGATTATGAATCTCGACGAAACGCTCTGCAGGGAATGA
- a CDS encoding PilZ domain-containing protein, translating into MTLSLGNREPRYCVPDRDEHLRVMIESKNAQSCAVSASLVDLSCGGAKLRVNKKINTNTEMCLSIEAPQLRDTLEISAAICWTGVAVGSDWWLGCKFNPEMPLSTLQAFATAGAIERRMTQRLSTKIDISATYKMGNDLIPIRLTNVSSGGFCLQSSDPIIPNSRILLRIDLEENGSTRTKTILAQSRWQVATNENYTIGCEFSDPSSHFVIRNLHQSTIAANTRPLWQRLFRLGN; encoded by the coding sequence ATGACTCTAAGCCTCGGAAATCGTGAACCTCGCTACTGCGTTCCCGATCGCGACGAGCATCTCCGAGTCATGATTGAATCTAAAAATGCTCAGAGCTGCGCCGTATCTGCAAGCTTAGTCGATCTCTCCTGTGGCGGCGCGAAACTTCGCGTCAACAAGAAGATCAATACCAATACGGAGATGTGTCTGAGTATCGAAGCACCGCAACTTCGCGACACACTTGAAATTTCAGCCGCCATATGTTGGACCGGCGTGGCGGTCGGATCCGATTGGTGGCTCGGCTGCAAATTCAATCCGGAAATGCCTCTCAGCACGCTTCAAGCGTTTGCCACGGCCGGAGCCATTGAGCGTCGGATGACACAGCGTCTCTCCACAAAAATCGACATTTCCGCAACTTACAAGATGGGCAACGACCTGATTCCGATTAGGCTCACGAACGTGTCTTCCGGTGGATTTTGCCTGCAGTCAAGCGATCCAATCATCCCAAATTCACGCATTCTGCTTCGGATTGATCTCGAGGAAAACGGAAGCACTCGAACCAAAACGATACTCGCCCAGAGCCGCTGGCAAGTCGCAACGAACGAAAACTACACGATTGGCTGTGAATTTTCGGATCCCTCGTCGCACTTCGTCATCAGAAACTTACATCAATCCACAATCGCTGCGAACACCCGGCCACTGTGGCAGCGTTTGTTTCGACTCGGCAACTAA